From the Halorubellus sp. JP-L1 genome, one window contains:
- a CDS encoding mandelate racemase/muconate lactonizing enzyme family protein, with translation MEITDVNQYHLRYDMPDSFHPAWKPGFEQSEHEVLLFELETDAGISGVTTASGFAGRMDYLELAEMFLVGEDPREIESLVEKLDPLNLWGPRPWHFEVALWDIVGKDAGKPIYELLGGSADPIPAYASTGERQGPEERLEYVHDRVDEGFEAVKLRCHGDDPAPDLEVARRIREAYPALTLMMDANMGWSVPMVDVEPWSFKDALSVARELEDIGNIGWLEEPLDRRNYEGLARLREKTDIPIAGGEFNNGVHHFREFIKQGSLDVLQPDAVLATGISGGTKVAAMADTHGLDFAPHTWNDGLGFVANLHMLAATDASWCEYPIDQPGWTPESRDFLLEEPVVAEDGAVAPPDGPGLGVDLDWDLIEELDES, from the coding sequence ATGGAGATAACTGACGTCAACCAGTATCACCTTCGCTACGACATGCCGGACAGTTTCCATCCGGCGTGGAAGCCGGGATTCGAGCAGTCTGAACACGAGGTCCTCCTGTTCGAACTCGAGACCGACGCCGGCATCTCGGGCGTCACGACGGCCTCCGGGTTCGCGGGCCGGATGGACTACCTCGAGCTCGCCGAGATGTTCCTGGTGGGCGAAGACCCACGTGAAATCGAATCGCTCGTCGAGAAGCTGGACCCGCTCAACCTCTGGGGGCCGCGCCCGTGGCACTTCGAGGTCGCACTCTGGGACATCGTCGGCAAAGACGCCGGGAAACCGATCTACGAACTGCTCGGCGGGAGCGCCGACCCTATCCCCGCGTACGCGTCGACCGGCGAACGCCAGGGCCCCGAGGAACGCCTCGAGTACGTCCACGACCGCGTCGACGAGGGATTCGAGGCGGTGAAGCTCCGCTGTCACGGCGACGACCCGGCCCCGGACCTCGAGGTCGCGCGACGTATCCGCGAGGCGTATCCGGCCCTGACGCTGATGATGGACGCCAACATGGGCTGGAGCGTCCCGATGGTGGACGTCGAACCGTGGTCGTTCAAGGACGCGCTTTCGGTCGCACGCGAACTCGAGGACATCGGGAATATCGGGTGGCTCGAAGAACCCCTCGACCGCCGTAACTACGAGGGACTCGCTCGCCTCCGCGAGAAGACCGACATTCCGATCGCGGGCGGCGAGTTCAACAACGGCGTCCACCACTTCAGAGAGTTCATCAAGCAGGGGTCGCTCGACGTCCTGCAACCGGACGCAGTGCTGGCGACGGGTATCAGTGGCGGAACGAAGGTCGCCGCGATGGCCGACACGCACGGCTTGGATTTCGCACCGCATACGTGGAACGACGGCCTCGGGTTCGTCGCGAACCTCCACATGCTCGCCGCGACTGACGCGTCTTGGTGCGAGTACCCCATCGACCAGCCCGGCTGGACGCCCGAATCGCGGGACTTCCTGCTGGAGGAACCGGTCGTTGCCGAGGACGGCGCTGTCGCCCCGCCGGACGGCCCCGGGCTCGGCGTCGACCTCGACTGGGATCTGATCGAGGAACTCGACGAGTCCTGA
- a CDS encoding aldehyde dehydrogenase: MEHQSELSTYDLVIDGESVTAAADERFETLNPATGKPFASVARAREADVNQAVAAAKDAFDDWSSTPPQERGRLLNELADEIRAQQESLALLETRDNGKPLSHARADVETCARYFEYYAGAADKVHGDSIPLTDEYVDYTVREPLGVTAQIIPWNLPTNIFGRSVAPALATGNTAVVKPAEQTPLTAVEIGRLATEVGIPDGVLNVVPGFGAEAGAPLSAHPDIDGVSFTGSVPTGIEVGKTAIENVTNVHLELGGKSPNVVWPDADIDSAVDSTMTGIFANAGQVCSAGSRLIIHEDVKEEFLDVLTDRIEEMDVDSGEVDPDMGPLVSEEHFEKVTDYLEIGREEAGEPLVGGEALDRDGYFVEPTVFTGVDNDMRIAQEEIFGPVLSVIEFSTEEEAMDLANGVDYGLVAGIHTQNMGRAHRFARDVLAGQVYINEWFAGGEETPFGGFKESGFGREKGLAAIDSYTQVKNVCADITPK, from the coding sequence ATGGAACACCAGTCAGAACTGAGTACGTACGACCTCGTCATCGACGGAGAGTCCGTCACCGCAGCGGCCGACGAGCGGTTCGAGACGCTGAACCCCGCCACCGGGAAGCCATTCGCGTCCGTCGCCCGCGCACGTGAAGCCGATGTCAACCAGGCTGTCGCCGCCGCGAAGGACGCCTTCGACGACTGGTCGTCCACCCCACCCCAGGAGCGTGGGCGTCTCCTCAACGAACTCGCCGACGAGATTCGCGCCCAACAGGAGAGCCTCGCTCTGCTCGAGACGCGGGACAACGGCAAGCCGCTGTCGCACGCCCGCGCCGACGTCGAGACTTGCGCACGCTACTTCGAGTACTACGCGGGCGCCGCGGACAAGGTACACGGCGACTCGATTCCGCTGACGGACGAGTACGTCGACTACACCGTCCGCGAGCCGCTCGGCGTGACCGCACAGATAATCCCGTGGAACCTCCCGACGAACATCTTCGGTCGGAGCGTCGCGCCCGCGCTGGCGACGGGGAACACCGCCGTCGTCAAACCCGCCGAGCAGACGCCGCTGACGGCCGTCGAGATCGGTCGGCTCGCGACCGAGGTCGGCATCCCCGACGGCGTCCTCAACGTCGTCCCCGGGTTCGGCGCGGAAGCGGGCGCGCCGCTCTCTGCACATCCCGACATCGACGGCGTGAGCTTCACGGGGTCCGTCCCGACGGGCATTGAAGTCGGGAAGACCGCGATCGAGAACGTCACAAACGTCCACCTGGAACTCGGCGGGAAGAGCCCGAACGTCGTCTGGCCGGACGCCGACATCGACAGCGCGGTCGACAGCACGATGACGGGCATCTTCGCGAACGCCGGCCAGGTCTGCTCGGCCGGGTCCCGACTCATCATCCACGAGGATGTCAAGGAAGAGTTCCTCGACGTCCTCACCGACCGCATCGAGGAGATGGACGTCGATAGCGGCGAGGTTGACCCCGACATGGGGCCGCTCGTCTCTGAAGAACACTTCGAGAAGGTCACCGACTATCTCGAAATTGGCCGCGAGGAGGCGGGCGAGCCGCTCGTCGGTGGCGAAGCACTCGACCGCGACGGCTACTTCGTCGAGCCGACGGTGTTCACGGGCGTCGACAACGACATGCGCATCGCCCAGGAGGAAATCTTCGGCCCGGTCCTCTCCGTCATCGAGTTCAGCACCGAAGAAGAGGCGATGGACCTCGCGAACGGCGTCGACTACGGGCTCGTCGCTGGCATCCACACTCAGAACATGGGGCGCGCGCATCGCTTCGCTCGCGACGTACTCGCTGGCCAGGTGTACATCAACGAGTGGTTCGCCGGCGGCGAGGAGACGCCGTTCGGGGGATTCAAGGAGAGCGGGTTCGGGCGCGAGAAGGGTCTCGCGGCCATCGACTCGTACACGCAGGTCAAGAACGTCTGCGCCGACATCACGCCGAAGTAG
- a CDS encoding nuclear transport factor 2 family protein — protein MSVQVARRYFELMDSADAGTDDVMELYGDDPVVHSSRAGVVRGRADIRQFYEDNSEFFTGGEHHMTNFHQDGNTVICEGYLDGETTVGREANGVPLCDVMEFNEDDKIVAFRAYLDYRGYVDEVPEDVPNVRAEAE, from the coding sequence ATGAGCGTTCAAGTCGCTAGACGATACTTCGAACTGATGGATAGCGCGGACGCAGGGACCGACGACGTGATGGAACTGTACGGCGACGACCCCGTCGTACACTCCTCGCGAGCGGGTGTCGTCCGCGGACGGGCGGACATCCGGCAGTTCTACGAGGACAACTCGGAGTTCTTCACCGGCGGCGAACACCACATGACGAACTTCCACCAGGATGGCAACACCGTCATCTGCGAGGGCTACCTCGACGGCGAGACCACCGTCGGCCGCGAAGCCAACGGGGTCCCGCTCTGTGACGTCATGGAGTTCAACGAAGACGACAAGATCGTCGCGTTCCGCGCGTACCTCGACTACCGTGGCTACGTCGACGAGGTCCCCGAGGACGTCCCGAACGTCCGCGCAGAGGCAGAATGA
- a CDS encoding zinc-binding dehydrogenase: MNGDPDAAGSDRETGQLVYLNGPRDIEFREYPVPDPDPHAVVTEVVRSNVCGSELHVWKGDHPLKDCVLGHEALCRISDLGDAVETDSAGNPVSEGDLVAPVYFQTCQACDFCRRGEFYACDNDYEHTGKSPDIWPHFHAPWGTHYYIYPDNHFYKVPEALEDHLNVTAAANCALSQVLFGIQEVGVNYNDTVVVQGAGGLGLNATVVANEFGAETIVIDGVDERLDQAEAFGADHVIDFRELDTVDARKERVEEITDGAGADVGIEVAGVPEAFVEGIELLRKGGRYLEMGNVRPGHEVDFDPGRLTRKSIDITTAVEYDPWVLHDALEFLAATVDDYPYDQLIDASFPLEDIEDALEASERRDVTRATLVPPT, encoded by the coding sequence ATGAACGGCGACCCTGACGCGGCCGGCTCCGATCGCGAGACAGGGCAGCTCGTCTACCTCAACGGCCCGAGGGATATCGAATTCCGGGAGTATCCCGTTCCCGACCCCGACCCACACGCCGTCGTGACGGAGGTCGTTCGGTCGAACGTCTGCGGGTCCGAACTCCACGTCTGGAAGGGCGACCACCCCCTCAAGGACTGCGTGCTCGGCCACGAGGCGCTCTGCCGGATCAGCGACCTCGGCGACGCCGTCGAGACCGACAGCGCCGGCAACCCAGTGAGTGAAGGCGACCTCGTCGCACCGGTGTACTTCCAGACGTGCCAGGCTTGCGACTTCTGTCGGCGCGGCGAGTTCTACGCGTGCGACAACGACTACGAACATACTGGGAAATCCCCAGACATCTGGCCGCACTTCCACGCGCCCTGGGGCACCCACTACTACATCTACCCGGACAACCACTTCTACAAGGTCCCCGAGGCGCTCGAAGACCACCTCAACGTCACCGCGGCCGCGAACTGCGCGCTCTCGCAGGTCCTCTTCGGCATCCAGGAGGTAGGCGTCAACTACAACGATACCGTCGTCGTCCAGGGCGCCGGCGGCCTCGGCCTCAACGCGACGGTCGTCGCCAACGAGTTCGGCGCGGAGACCATCGTCATCGACGGCGTCGACGAACGCCTCGACCAGGCCGAGGCGTTCGGTGCCGATCACGTCATCGACTTCCGCGAGCTCGACACCGTCGACGCCCGCAAAGAACGCGTCGAAGAAATCACGGACGGCGCCGGCGCCGACGTCGGCATCGAAGTCGCAGGCGTCCCCGAGGCGTTCGTCGAAGGCATCGAGCTACTCCGCAAAGGCGGGCGCTACCTGGAGATGGGGAACGTCAGACCAGGTCACGAGGTCGACTTCGACCCGGGCCGACTCACACGGAAGTCCATCGACATCACGACCGCCGTCGAATACGACCCGTGGGTACTCCACGACGCACTCGAATTCCTCGCCGCCACCGTCGACGACTACCCCTACGACCAACTCATCGACGCGTCGTTCCCGCTCGAAGACATCGAGGACGCTCTCGAAGCCTCGGAACGCCGCGACGTGACCAGAGCGACACTTGTTCCCCCGACGTGA
- a CDS encoding helix-turn-helix domain-containing protein, whose protein sequence is MLTAKLSVQYENDWTSSLVEYDVSGEFLASTFRDRRYFGLLALEVAEDDYDDVIETIRSHESTTSIDVLEKYSIGGVERLSATLFIRSQHFEYTPLQVLLHEGFIPLGGFGELRNGAESFDLLLTSREDLSVAVDLLERFGQVKIEYVSSEFQRQTTPSVTEWSELFETITPRRRKVLNKALEAGYFDIPRGSTLQEIADDLGIAKTTASQHLRKAEKSIMEFFIQYVNISAQNTE, encoded by the coding sequence ATGTTAACTGCCAAACTCAGCGTCCAGTACGAGAACGACTGGACGAGCAGTCTGGTCGAGTACGACGTCTCCGGGGAGTTCCTCGCCTCGACGTTCCGCGACCGCCGGTACTTCGGGCTGCTTGCGCTCGAAGTCGCGGAGGACGACTACGACGACGTCATCGAGACCATCCGCAGTCACGAGTCGACGACGTCCATCGACGTCCTCGAAAAGTACTCCATTGGCGGCGTCGAACGACTCTCTGCGACCCTGTTCATCCGCAGTCAACACTTCGAGTACACGCCACTACAGGTGCTGCTCCACGAGGGATTCATCCCACTCGGCGGGTTCGGAGAGTTACGTAATGGAGCCGAGAGCTTCGACCTCCTATTGACAAGCCGAGAAGACCTGTCGGTGGCCGTCGACCTCCTCGAACGGTTCGGGCAGGTAAAGATCGAGTACGTCTCCTCGGAGTTCCAGCGACAGACGACGCCGAGCGTCACCGAGTGGAGCGAGCTGTTCGAAACCATCACGCCCCGACGTCGTAAGGTCCTCAATAAGGCACTGGAAGCCGGGTACTTCGACATCCCCCGCGGGAGTACGCTCCAAGAGATCGCGGACGACCTCGGGATTGCCAAGACGACGGCGTCACAGCACCTCCGGAAGGCCGAGAAGAGCATCATGGAGTTCTTCATCCAGTACGTGAACATCTCCGCGCAGAACACCGAGTGA
- a CDS encoding tyrosine-type recombinase/integrase, which yields MSRWSARIHSPHTGGRGTESHELRDECLVSLRIQRSTRHWYPYAVREARKMERQPNGPNPGGGTLEDAIRARLKRVDSGNYARNSKFVLTDFAEFVRDRGIRELENVTETDCRRYAQDLADRVDADELAASSANTYYNIVRAWLAWCVRDARIPENPAEKLRATEELPEDQGDSDRQYWSADVRDRLLAHMDKVVDEANEANDRRAQLEAHRNRALVYMLAYSGARGAEIVRDPDDDDRNGICWSDVDVDAGVVGVLGKTRERQEVSILEPARTRLERYKRLLDPPESWPVFMTFHPPNLYSHVREAADGDLDTALETEGPLTVMRDQGIGPRAISVQATRNLMQKHCKTAGIDIDGEYLKPHGGRRGLGHELYAEQAELAQEMLCHQNIGTTHESYREVRAAERKEAAEGALFDNSGSSEDSSPP from the coding sequence GTGTCTAGATGGAGCGCGAGGATCCATTCGCCACACACAGGTGGTAGAGGCACAGAGTCGCATGAATTGCGAGATGAATGCTTGGTTTCGCTTAGAATACAAAGATCAACCAGACACTGGTACCCCTACGCTGTAAGGGAAGCACGAAAGATGGAACGGCAACCTAATGGGCCTAACCCCGGCGGTGGCACGCTCGAAGACGCCATTCGCGCACGCCTCAAGCGCGTCGACTCCGGCAACTACGCACGCAACTCAAAATTCGTGCTCACAGACTTCGCCGAGTTCGTCCGCGATCGAGGCATCCGCGAACTCGAGAACGTCACCGAAACGGACTGCCGTCGTTACGCCCAGGACCTCGCTGACCGCGTCGACGCAGACGAACTCGCGGCCAGCAGTGCCAACACGTACTACAACATTGTCCGGGCATGGCTTGCGTGGTGTGTCCGCGACGCACGCATCCCCGAGAACCCAGCCGAGAAGCTACGCGCCACCGAGGAACTCCCCGAGGACCAGGGCGATAGCGACCGCCAGTATTGGAGTGCGGACGTCCGCGACCGATTGCTCGCGCATATGGACAAGGTCGTCGACGAGGCGAACGAAGCCAATGACCGCCGTGCCCAGCTGGAGGCGCACCGAAATCGGGCGCTCGTCTACATGCTCGCGTACAGCGGAGCCCGTGGTGCAGAGATCGTGCGTGACCCTGACGATGACGACCGCAACGGAATCTGTTGGAGTGACGTCGACGTCGATGCTGGCGTCGTGGGCGTCCTCGGAAAGACGCGCGAACGACAGGAGGTGTCGATACTCGAGCCCGCACGGACGCGCCTGGAGCGCTACAAGCGACTGCTGGACCCGCCGGAATCGTGGCCGGTCTTCATGACCTTCCACCCGCCGAACCTCTACTCACACGTGCGCGAGGCGGCTGATGGGGATCTGGACACTGCACTCGAGACGGAGGGACCGTTGACGGTCATGCGCGACCAGGGTATTGGTCCACGCGCGATCTCCGTGCAGGCGACGCGGAATCTGATGCAGAAGCACTGCAAGACCGCCGGCATCGACATCGACGGCGAGTACCTGAAGCCCCACGGCGGCCGTCGCGGCCTCGGCCACGAACTCTACGCCGAACAGGCGGAACTCGCCCAGGAGATGCTCTGCCACCAGAACATCGGCACCACCCACGAAAGCTACCGCGAGGTACGAGCGGCCGAGCGAAAAGAGGCCGCCGAAGGGGCACTCTTCGATAATTCAGGGTCTTCAGAGGACTCATCGCCGCCCTAA
- a CDS encoding ADP-ribosylglycohydrolase family protein — translation MTSPERDRARGCLRGLACGDALGRPVEFKTSEQIERSHGTVTEMLAYGTHGRPAGTITDDTDLALCVAESLVASDGFDPDDVAARFVDWLDAGPFDIGLMTRDAIAKLRDGTSPADAGQIVWESRPEGSNAGNGSVMRCAPYAIAFRNDAAELERVSRASSAITHADPRCTWGCVVLNHTIGGLLRNDPDPLGAALDASTDAPTALLSAIERVHDALDSPAHADALERDLATTGYVVDTLQTGLYCGLTADCAEDAIVDAVNRGGDTDTVGAVTGAIAGARPDTDSLPERWLDEIDERDRLDSLAEALLDVGFESADGDGRRE, via the coding sequence ATGACCAGCCCAGAACGCGACCGCGCCCGGGGCTGTCTGCGCGGACTCGCCTGCGGCGACGCGCTCGGCCGCCCGGTCGAGTTCAAGACCAGCGAGCAGATCGAGCGCTCGCACGGCACCGTGACGGAAATGCTCGCGTACGGCACGCACGGACGGCCCGCTGGCACGATCACGGACGACACGGACCTCGCGCTCTGCGTCGCGGAAAGCCTCGTCGCGTCTGACGGCTTCGACCCCGACGACGTCGCCGCGCGGTTCGTCGACTGGCTCGACGCTGGCCCGTTCGACATCGGGCTCATGACCCGCGACGCCATCGCGAAACTCCGCGACGGAACCTCCCCTGCGGACGCCGGCCAGATCGTCTGGGAGTCGCGACCAGAGGGCTCGAACGCGGGGAACGGGAGCGTGATGCGGTGTGCGCCGTACGCGATCGCGTTCCGGAACGACGCCGCCGAACTCGAGCGCGTAAGTCGGGCGTCCTCGGCGATCACGCACGCCGACCCGCGCTGCACGTGGGGCTGCGTCGTCCTCAACCACACCATCGGCGGCCTCCTTCGGAACGACCCCGACCCGCTCGGAGCCGCGCTCGACGCTTCGACCGACGCGCCGACAGCGCTCCTCTCGGCGATAGAGCGCGTCCACGACGCACTCGACTCCCCTGCGCACGCCGACGCACTCGAGCGCGACCTCGCCACGACCGGCTACGTCGTCGACACCCTCCAGACCGGCCTCTACTGTGGCCTCACTGCGGATTGCGCCGAAGACGCCATCGTCGACGCCGTGAACCGGGGCGGCGATACCGACACCGTCGGCGCCGTCACCGGCGCCATCGCCGGCGCCCGCCCGGACACGGACTCGCTCCCGGAGCGCTGGCTCGACGAGATCGACGAACGCGACCGCCTCGATTCACTCGCCGAAGCGCTTCTCGACGTCGGATTCGAGTCAGCTGACGGGGACGGTCGTCGAGAGTGA